The proteins below are encoded in one region of Bremerella sp. P1:
- the nrfD gene encoding NrfD/PsrC family molybdoenzyme membrane anchor subunit, whose amino-acid sequence MATVNEVIDTTIDDPGRRTPLVIGGHDYGSITRLVCGINESKTPIAWYIGMLVSLSLLGMLGALVGYLVFTGVGVWGNNNPVYWGFPIVNFVFWVGIGHAGTLISAILFIFRQNWRTSINRFAEAMTIFAVVCAGLFPAIHIGRVWVFYWLFPLPSLQLAMWPQFRSPLLWDVFAVSTYATVSLIFWYTGMIPDLATLRDRTNNKILRIVYSILSLGWTGSARAWSRYEKAYTLFAALAAPLVLSVHTIVSFDFAVSQLPGWHTTIFPPYFVAGAVFSGFGMVLTLMVPARQWFGLKDVVTLRHLENVCKILLATGSMVGYAYAMEFFIAWYGGNLYEGFAFVNRAFGPYWWAYWIMVSCNVISPQLFWFKVCRTTPWLMFVISIFVNIGMWFERFVITVTSLARDFLPSSWGMFEPTPVDYGMLIGSFGLFFTLFLLFVRFGPIVAMAEVKSVMPFPHHTPEEPINPHGDFHDDPDQ is encoded by the coding sequence ATGGCCACCGTAAACGAAGTCATTGACACCACGATCGACGATCCGGGCAGACGGACGCCGCTTGTGATTGGCGGGCACGACTACGGCTCGATTACCCGGTTGGTGTGCGGCATCAACGAGAGCAAGACTCCCATCGCCTGGTATATCGGCATGCTTGTGTCGTTAAGCCTGCTGGGCATGTTGGGCGCCTTGGTCGGCTACCTGGTTTTCACCGGTGTCGGTGTCTGGGGTAACAACAACCCCGTCTACTGGGGCTTCCCGATCGTGAATTTCGTGTTCTGGGTCGGTATCGGTCACGCTGGAACGCTGATTTCCGCCATTCTGTTCATCTTCCGTCAGAACTGGCGTACGAGTATCAACCGCTTCGCGGAAGCCATGACGATCTTCGCAGTCGTGTGTGCTGGCCTCTTCCCGGCCATTCACATTGGTCGAGTCTGGGTCTTCTATTGGTTGTTCCCACTGCCGAGTTTGCAGCTTGCCATGTGGCCACAGTTCCGCAGCCCGCTGCTGTGGGACGTGTTCGCCGTTTCGACGTACGCGACCGTTTCGTTAATCTTCTGGTACACCGGCATGATTCCGGATCTGGCAACCCTGCGAGATCGTACCAACAACAAGATCCTTCGTATCGTTTACTCGATTCTGTCGCTCGGCTGGACGGGTTCGGCTCGTGCCTGGTCGCGATATGAAAAAGCATATACGCTGTTCGCTGCCCTGGCGGCCCCACTCGTTCTTTCGGTGCATACCATCGTTAGTTTCGACTTTGCCGTCTCGCAACTTCCCGGTTGGCACACCACGATCTTCCCACCTTACTTCGTCGCTGGTGCGGTGTTCTCTGGGTTCGGGATGGTGCTGACCCTGATGGTTCCTGCCCGCCAATGGTTCGGCCTGAAAGACGTCGTGACGCTGCGTCACTTGGAAAACGTCTGCAAGATTCTGCTGGCGACTGGCTCGATGGTGGGTTACGCCTACGCGATGGAATTCTTCATCGCCTGGTACGGTGGCAACCTGTACGAAGGCTTCGCGTTCGTCAACCGTGCATTCGGTCCCTACTGGTGGGCCTACTGGATCATGGTTTCCTGCAACGTGATCAGCCCGCAGCTGTTCTGGTTTAAAGTTTGTCGCACCACGCCGTGGTTGATGTTCGTGATCAGCATCTTCGTGAACATCGGTATGTGGTTCGAGCGTTTCGTGATTACCGTCACTTCGCTGGCCCGTGACTTCCTGCCTTCCTCGTGGGGCATGTTCGAGCCAACACCGGTCGACTATGGAATGCTGATCGGCAGCTTTGGGTTGTTCTTCACCCTGTTTCTGCTGTTCGTCCGCTTCGGTCCGATTGTTGCCATGGCGGAAGTGAAATCGGTCATGCCATTCCCGCATCACACGCCGGAAGAACCGATCAACCCTCACGGCGATTTTCACGACGACCCAGATCAATAA
- a CDS encoding TAT-variant-translocated molybdopterin oxidoreductase — protein sequence MSSIMPENNKPKYWRSLGELEGTPEFEQFLKQEFPEAAEVAPTGMPRRRWMQLMGASMALATGAAGCRYPEEEVVGFRYPEEEIAPFSRRPEGRIPGKPEKFATTLSVAGKACPVVATSYDGRPIKVDGNQMHPMVAGADTYAQSTILQLYDPDRSQYPVIREGNTSNQRSWDEFAVWWKEQSKKLEGGNSSKLAILHQTNTSPTVLSQMNEVAKKFPQAKWFQYESIAGNSTLGTELAFGKKLRPLLNLESADIIVDLSADVLGDHATHGVNNQGFAKRRAPEDGPMSRLYVVESRFTVTGIAADHRLAVAASQMPSFVADLEQKLDAALESGETKEKPAEKIDIVVTAMVNDLISHKGKSLVVGGESLDAETQARIWRINSKLENLGKTVTFIEEPKLARDNVGTIEDLASAMNAGEVDTIIFLGGNPIYDAPADVDFVAAMDKTNTQVYYGDYETETSKLSTWHLPASHGLEQWGDALAYDGSFCIAQPLITPIFKTKDPVEFLSLIAGSPISETLEAVKQTVATSFSSSVTDAAWTKVLHDGFIADSAAKAASVTLNESLELGNVSVSTWRAGLGDAYELIFHPGAGTYDGRFANNGWLQELPEPITKVTWDNVVTISPKTAESIGVNQAELMEVSANGNTVTLPVFIQPGQAHGTLAVGLGYGRTHAGAVGGDVEADVAPVGVDVGPLRTKATMNLATDVTVKPTGKEFRLATTQDHFAIDLLGMREIGRRVAELVREGTVEEYEHHPDFAKHVVHHPPLKSLWEEQEWMKESYDGHAWGMSIDLTKCTGCNACTIACQSENNIPIVGKEAVSVGREMHWIRVDRYFSGDMEDPKAVSQPVTCQQCETAPCESVCPVAATVHSDEGLNDMVYNRCIGTRYCGNNCPYKVRRFNYLDWRASDHRFEAGNQELAKLIFNPEVTVRNRGVMEKCTYCVQRIQNTKIEAKADRRAIGPNEIQVACQEACASNAIEFGDLNNPESDVAKAHANPRSYSMLAELNTKPRTRYLARITNPHPWLAPEVDDHHGHGHAESDHDHEHADGDHKDDHDHEKEEEKH from the coding sequence ATGTCATCGATAATGCCTGAGAACAATAAACCGAAATACTGGCGTAGCCTCGGCGAACTCGAGGGAACTCCTGAATTCGAGCAGTTTCTGAAACAAGAATTTCCGGAAGCTGCCGAAGTGGCCCCCACGGGAATGCCGCGTCGTCGCTGGATGCAGTTGATGGGTGCCTCGATGGCTTTGGCCACAGGTGCCGCCGGCTGCCGTTACCCAGAAGAAGAAGTGGTTGGCTTCCGTTATCCGGAAGAAGAGATCGCTCCCTTCTCGCGTCGTCCTGAAGGTCGCATCCCGGGTAAGCCTGAAAAATTCGCCACGACTCTCTCGGTCGCCGGCAAGGCCTGTCCAGTTGTGGCCACTAGCTACGACGGTCGCCCGATCAAGGTCGATGGCAACCAGATGCATCCAATGGTTGCTGGTGCGGACACCTACGCCCAGTCCACGATCCTGCAATTGTACGATCCGGATCGCAGCCAATATCCTGTCATTCGAGAAGGTAACACCTCGAATCAGCGATCTTGGGACGAATTCGCCGTTTGGTGGAAAGAGCAGTCCAAGAAGTTGGAAGGCGGCAACTCGTCGAAGCTGGCCATCCTGCACCAGACGAACACTTCGCCAACCGTTCTCAGCCAAATGAACGAAGTGGCCAAGAAGTTCCCACAAGCGAAGTGGTTCCAGTACGAATCGATCGCTGGCAACAGCACGCTGGGAACCGAACTGGCTTTCGGCAAGAAGCTGCGTCCTCTGCTGAATCTTGAATCGGCCGACATCATTGTTGACCTGAGTGCCGATGTCCTGGGTGACCATGCGACCCACGGTGTAAACAATCAGGGCTTCGCCAAGCGTCGTGCTCCTGAAGATGGCCCCATGAGCCGTCTCTATGTTGTTGAAAGTCGCTTCACGGTTACCGGCATTGCTGCCGATCACCGTCTGGCTGTTGCCGCTTCGCAGATGCCGAGCTTTGTCGCCGATCTGGAACAGAAGCTCGACGCAGCTCTCGAAAGTGGTGAAACCAAAGAGAAGCCAGCCGAGAAGATCGACATCGTCGTCACGGCCATGGTGAACGACTTGATCAGCCACAAGGGCAAGAGCCTGGTCGTCGGTGGTGAGTCGCTCGATGCAGAAACTCAGGCACGCATCTGGCGAATTAACAGCAAGCTGGAAAACCTCGGCAAGACGGTCACCTTTATCGAAGAGCCCAAACTGGCTCGCGATAACGTTGGCACGATCGAAGATCTAGCTTCCGCCATGAACGCTGGTGAAGTCGACACGATCATCTTCCTGGGTGGTAACCCGATTTATGACGCCCCTGCTGACGTCGACTTCGTTGCCGCCATGGACAAGACCAACACCCAGGTTTACTACGGCGACTACGAGACCGAAACCTCGAAGCTATCCACGTGGCATCTGCCCGCTTCGCATGGTCTGGAACAATGGGGTGACGCACTCGCCTACGATGGCAGCTTCTGCATCGCCCAGCCGCTGATCACGCCGATCTTCAAGACGAAAGATCCGGTCGAGTTCCTCAGCCTGATTGCGGGTTCGCCGATCAGCGAAACACTGGAAGCCGTCAAGCAAACCGTCGCCACCTCGTTCTCCAGCTCGGTCACCGATGCTGCCTGGACCAAGGTTCTACACGACGGATTCATCGCCGACTCGGCTGCGAAGGCCGCCAGCGTCACGCTCAACGAATCGCTGGAACTGGGCAACGTTTCGGTTTCCACCTGGCGAGCCGGCCTCGGTGACGCCTACGAACTGATCTTCCATCCTGGTGCCGGCACCTATGACGGCCGCTTTGCCAACAACGGTTGGCTGCAGGAACTGCCGGAACCGATCACCAAGGTGACCTGGGACAACGTCGTCACCATCAGCCCCAAGACGGCCGAAAGCATCGGCGTCAATCAGGCTGAGTTGATGGAAGTCTCGGCTAATGGCAACACGGTCACCCTGCCTGTGTTCATTCAACCAGGTCAAGCACACGGCACGCTGGCTGTGGGGCTTGGCTACGGTCGCACGCACGCAGGTGCCGTCGGCGGTGATGTCGAGGCCGATGTCGCTCCGGTCGGCGTGGACGTCGGTCCGCTTCGCACCAAAGCGACGATGAACCTGGCCACTGACGTGACCGTCAAGCCGACGGGCAAAGAGTTCAGACTGGCTACGACCCAAGATCACTTCGCAATCGACCTGTTAGGCATGCGAGAGATCGGCCGCCGCGTCGCCGAACTGGTTCGCGAAGGCACCGTCGAAGAATACGAACATCATCCTGACTTCGCCAAGCACGTCGTTCACCATCCACCACTGAAATCCCTGTGGGAAGAACAAGAGTGGATGAAGGAATCGTACGACGGCCACGCTTGGGGTATGTCGATCGACCTGACCAAGTGCACTGGCTGTAATGCCTGTACGATTGCTTGCCAGTCGGAAAACAATATTCCGATCGTCGGTAAGGAAGCGGTCTCGGTTGGTCGCGAAATGCACTGGATTCGCGTCGACCGCTACTTCAGCGGCGACATGGAAGACCCGAAGGCAGTTTCGCAGCCGGTTACCTGCCAGCAGTGCGAAACAGCTCCGTGCGAAAGCGTTTGCCCGGTTGCTGCGACCGTCCATAGCGACGAAGGCCTTAATGACATGGTTTACAACCGCTGTATCGGTACGCGTTACTGCGGTAACAACTGCCCGTACAAGGTTCGCCGCTTTAACTACCTGGACTGGCGTGCCAGCGATCACCGCTTTGAAGCCGGTAACCAGGAACTGGCCAAGCTGATCTTCAACCCCGAGGTTACCGTGCGTAACCGCGGTGTGATGGAAAAGTGCACCTACTGCGTGCAGCGTATCCAAAACACGAAGATCGAAGCCAAGGCCGATCGTCGAGCCATTGGGCCCAACGAGATTCAAGTCGCTTGCCAGGAAGCTTGTGCGTCGAACGCGATCGAGTTCGGCGACCTCAACAATCCAGAAAGCGATGTCGCCAAGGCTCACGCGAATCCGCGTTCGTATTCGATGCTCGCCGAGCTGAATACCAAGCCTCGCACACGTTACTTGGCTCGGATCACCAACCCACATCCGTGGCTGGCTCCGGAAGTCGACGACCATCATGGACACGGCCATGCCGAGTCAGACCATGACCACGAGCATGCCGACGGTGATCACAAAGATGATCACGACCATGAGAAAGAAGAAGAGAAGCACTAA
- a CDS encoding cytochrome c3 family protein: MFGVVLVGAAYGGSVLFVTSSPEILNRGYRPEQPVPFSHKLHAGRLKMDCRYCHNTVEKAGHAAVPPTETCGNCHSGADSSGATKYAAVHSTSVALEPVRESLATGESIDWTRVHNLPDFVYFNHSAHVTQGVSCVECHGRVDKMDVVQVVEPISMAWCLECHRDPDSHIRPADEVTNLAWGTEAGGNAMSEEEKRLLGKQLREELNINPSTNCSTCHR; the protein is encoded by the coding sequence ATGTTTGGCGTTGTCCTCGTTGGGGCCGCCTACGGTGGATCCGTGCTTTTTGTCACCAGTTCGCCCGAGATTCTAAATCGGGGTTATCGCCCGGAGCAGCCAGTTCCATTCAGCCATAAGCTTCATGCTGGGCGATTAAAAATGGACTGTCGCTACTGTCACAACACGGTCGAAAAGGCCGGTCATGCGGCAGTACCTCCAACCGAAACGTGCGGCAACTGCCACAGCGGTGCGGACTCGAGCGGTGCAACGAAGTATGCCGCAGTTCACTCGACGAGCGTTGCCCTGGAGCCAGTTCGAGAAAGCCTGGCCACCGGCGAGTCGATCGACTGGACGCGGGTGCACAATCTACCTGACTTCGTCTACTTCAATCACAGTGCTCACGTGACTCAAGGCGTTTCGTGCGTCGAGTGCCACGGCCGCGTCGACAAGATGGACGTTGTTCAGGTTGTCGAGCCCATCTCCATGGCATGGTGTTTGGAATGCCATCGCGATCCAGACTCGCACATTCGCCCAGCTGACGAAGTCACGAATCTTGCTTGGGGTACCGAGGCAGGCGGCAACGCTATGTCGGAAGAAGAGAAGCGACTCCTCGGCAAGCAGCTACGTGAAGAGTTGAACATTAACCCATCGACCAACTGCTCGACATGTCATCGATAA
- a CDS encoding response regulator transcription factor, translating into MSRPTILLVDDDDILRNRLTRAFSSRGFDVYSAKTKEDAVSQAHEAQPDRAVLDLKMPETSGIEVLKDLLKVSPLTQAVILTGYGSITNAVEAVRLGAVNYLTKPADVDEILAAFDNQEAAAPESTGQSYNPQSLAEAEWEHIHRVLNDCGGNLSEAARLLDIPRRTLQRKLKKLAP; encoded by the coding sequence ATGTCGCGACCTACAATCCTCCTCGTCGATGACGACGATATCTTGCGGAACCGATTGACCCGGGCGTTCTCGTCACGTGGTTTCGACGTTTATTCCGCCAAGACAAAAGAGGATGCGGTTTCACAGGCTCATGAGGCTCAACCTGACCGAGCCGTCTTGGATCTGAAGATGCCAGAGACTTCGGGCATTGAAGTTCTCAAAGATCTTCTTAAAGTATCTCCATTAACGCAGGCAGTCATCCTGACAGGCTACGGCAGCATCACCAATGCCGTTGAAGCCGTACGTTTGGGTGCGGTTAACTACCTAACCAAGCCTGCGGACGTGGATGAGATATTGGCTGCTTTCGATAACCAAGAGGCAGCCGCGCCGGAATCAACCGGCCAATCCTACAATCCGCAATCCCTGGCCGAAGCCGAGTGGGAGCATATTCATCGGGTCCTCAACGACTGCGGTGGCAATCTCTCGGAAGCGGCGAGACTGTTAGATATCCCCCGGAGAACGCTTCAAAGAAAACTGAAGAAGCTTGCTCCTTAA
- a CDS encoding ATP-binding protein produces MPQTSHFDNGPHLLEGRKARLTINTAWLIKLRWVAAFGQWITIATAMFLLGIEIRWQPLASIIFLTASSNLLLTYLFESLRSRDLKSLTAWETLLFAVMLMDLGFLTAMLYFTGGITNPFAVFYLVNLALAAIVLTPKNTGILALVTVGCIGLLLLASYPFEVLGSWQIENLAASTIPVHVLLAGTSVALVTCAMVVVYFTTRLNVELQRKEASLRLNEMKQARSEKLEALGTLAAGAAHELSTPLATIAVVAKEVQRELAQVEVATEIKEDISLIRSELDRCRAILDQMSTDAGQATGEPIVRFTAGKLLEEVTERIDIQLRSRIKVDRNIPEVEINAPLHLLSQAIRGLVKNALDATPAKESIHLNLGSTKDSLIVSIRDRGAGMPPHILARIGEPFFTTKEPGSGTGLGVFLAKNVVEKLGGDVNIDSIPEQGTTVIVRIPRIAPTNNEKTPPNSRGD; encoded by the coding sequence ATGCCGCAAACCTCCCATTTTGATAACGGGCCGCACCTTCTGGAAGGGCGCAAGGCACGACTGACGATCAACACGGCTTGGCTAATCAAACTGCGATGGGTGGCGGCGTTCGGTCAATGGATCACGATCGCCACGGCCATGTTTCTGCTGGGCATCGAGATTCGCTGGCAGCCACTGGCAAGCATCATCTTCCTAACCGCGAGCAGCAATCTGTTGCTCACCTATTTATTTGAGTCGCTCCGATCGCGCGATCTGAAAAGCCTGACCGCTTGGGAAACGCTTCTCTTCGCGGTCATGCTGATGGACCTGGGATTTCTCACCGCGATGCTGTACTTCACAGGCGGTATTACCAACCCGTTTGCTGTGTTTTACCTGGTAAACCTCGCCCTGGCCGCCATTGTGCTTACCCCCAAGAACACCGGTATCCTGGCCCTCGTAACCGTCGGATGCATCGGTCTACTACTGTTGGCGAGTTATCCCTTTGAAGTTTTGGGCAGCTGGCAGATCGAAAACCTGGCAGCGAGCACAATCCCTGTTCATGTCTTACTGGCAGGAACCTCCGTGGCATTAGTTACTTGTGCCATGGTTGTTGTGTACTTCACAACGCGCCTGAACGTCGAACTACAACGAAAAGAAGCAAGCCTCCGCTTGAACGAGATGAAACAAGCTCGCAGCGAGAAATTAGAGGCCTTGGGTACTCTAGCGGCAGGCGCAGCCCATGAGTTATCGACGCCCCTGGCCACCATCGCTGTTGTTGCCAAGGAAGTGCAGCGAGAACTGGCACAAGTTGAAGTAGCGACGGAGATTAAGGAAGACATTTCGCTGATTCGTAGCGAGCTTGATCGTTGCCGGGCCATCCTGGATCAGATGTCAACCGACGCCGGCCAAGCGACGGGAGAACCGATTGTTCGCTTTACGGCGGGAAAGCTACTGGAAGAAGTGACCGAAAGGATCGATATCCAGCTTAGAAGTCGTATCAAAGTCGATCGGAATATCCCCGAGGTCGAGATCAACGCCCCGCTGCACCTCCTTTCGCAGGCAATTCGCGGGCTGGTCAAGAATGCCCTCGACGCGACGCCAGCCAAGGAGTCGATTCATTTGAATCTCGGTTCAACAAAAGACAGTTTGATCGTATCGATCCGCGACCGGGGTGCCGGCATGCCACCTCATATCCTGGCACGTATCGGCGAACCTTTCTTCACCACGAAAGAACCCGGTTCTGGAACGGGCCTGGGTGTGTTCCTCGCGAAAAACGTCGTGGAAAAGCTTGGTGGAGACGTCAACATCGACTCGATCCCTGAACAGGGAACGACGGTGATCGTGCGAATTCCTCGTATCGCACCAACAAATAATGAAAAAACCCCGCCGAACTCTCGCGGTGACTGA
- a CDS encoding 3-deoxy-7-phosphoheptulonate synthase → MHQTDNINVHRIEKLAPPTEIKREFPISEAAQDFVFDSRQHIQKILAGDEDRLIAVVGPCSIHNVDMAIEYGKRLKKLSDQVADTMLVVMRVYFEKPRTTVGWKGLINDPHLNDTFDMVEGYRLARKLLMTLAEMGIPAASEALEPITPQYIADLISLASIGARTTESPTHRQMASGLSMPIGFKNGTDGDLQIALDAMTSSNAPHSFLGIDPEGATCVVHSKGNPWGHLILRGGRSGPNYSRESVAEAIAALEKRNLPARLLVDCSHGNSLKDHTRQAGVFRDVLDQRMSGSRAIAGVMLESNLMPGNQKLTDDPSKLEYGVSITDACIGWDETEELLLEANERLKSLVSA, encoded by the coding sequence ATGCACCAAACCGACAACATCAACGTTCACCGAATTGAAAAGCTGGCTCCACCCACGGAGATCAAACGCGAATTTCCGATCTCTGAGGCAGCCCAGGACTTTGTTTTTGATTCGCGCCAGCATATCCAAAAGATTTTGGCCGGGGACGAAGATCGCCTGATCGCCGTGGTTGGTCCGTGCTCGATTCACAACGTCGATATGGCCATCGAATACGGCAAACGCTTGAAGAAGCTTTCCGACCAGGTTGCCGACACGATGCTCGTCGTCATGCGAGTTTATTTCGAGAAGCCACGTACGACGGTTGGCTGGAAGGGGCTGATCAACGACCCACACCTGAACGATACGTTCGACATGGTCGAAGGTTACCGCTTGGCTCGGAAGCTCCTGATGACCCTTGCCGAGATGGGAATCCCGGCCGCCAGCGAAGCTCTGGAGCCGATCACGCCGCAGTACATCGCCGACTTGATCTCGTTGGCTTCGATTGGTGCTCGGACGACCGAGTCCCCCACGCATCGTCAGATGGCCAGTGGATTGTCGATGCCAATCGGATTCAAGAACGGTACCGACGGAGACTTACAGATCGCCCTCGACGCGATGACGTCTTCCAACGCTCCTCACAGTTTTCTGGGTATCGATCCTGAAGGAGCCACCTGTGTGGTTCACTCGAAGGGGAATCCTTGGGGTCATTTGATTCTGCGTGGCGGACGTTCCGGCCCAAACTATTCGCGGGAATCAGTAGCCGAAGCGATTGCCGCTCTGGAAAAGAGAAACCTGCCGGCTCGCCTTTTGGTTGACTGCAGCCATGGTAACTCGCTGAAGGATCACACGCGTCAAGCGGGTGTCTTCCGTGATGTACTCGATCAGCGAATGTCCGGCAGTCGGGCGATCGCAGGCGTGATGCTGGAAAGCAATCTCATGCCGGGCAATCAAAAGCTGACGGACGATCCAAGCAAGCTCGAATATGGTGTTTCGATCACCGATGCATGTATTGGTTGGGACGAGACGGAAGAACTGCTTCTAGAAGCAAACGAACGTCTTAAGTCGCTGGTCTCTGCCTAA
- a CDS encoding Rieske (2Fe-2S) protein, translating to MSQFVPLAAITDLPDQGGRLVVVDDQWIGLFNTDDGIFAIDAMCPHAGANLAKGSVCEGIVSCPVHLWRFRLSDGKYLDADADRFNVKTYNVRSENGQILVELPALPTSIRLI from the coding sequence GTGTCTCAGTTCGTCCCACTCGCTGCGATAACTGACCTTCCCGATCAAGGAGGAAGGTTAGTCGTGGTGGACGATCAGTGGATCGGGCTCTTTAATACCGACGATGGTATCTTTGCCATCGATGCGATGTGCCCTCATGCCGGGGCCAATCTCGCGAAGGGAAGCGTTTGCGAGGGCATCGTATCCTGCCCCGTTCATCTGTGGCGATTTCGACTTTCCGATGGAAAGTACCTGGATGCGGATGCCGATCGCTTCAACGTTAAGACGTACAACGTGCGCAGCGAGAACGGGCAGATCTTGGTGGAACTGCCAGCCCTACCCACTTCGATACGGCTCATTTAG
- a CDS encoding 3'(2'),5'-bisphosphate nucleotidase, whose protein sequence is MADSQYTEELHVAVHAVVEASKICRHIQSTEDFAELSKNDRSPVTVADFGSQAVVCKAISEAFPDDPMIAEEDSAALRLPDQVSVLNRVVKEVAKVVPDATEQQVLGWIDQGISRDPAPRTWTLDPIDGTKGFLRNEQYAIALALLIDGQVKVAALACPNLGTIESDEIGYLFTAVRGEGAYVSPLSDPTDRTRISTSGCIIGRDARFCESVESGHSDHSWALDIASELGITREPVRLDSQAKYAVVGRGEAEIYLRLPTKPGYVEKIWDHAAGSLVIEEAGGTVTDIHGHPLDFSRGALLSENQGIIATNGALHLAVTDAVKKANSE, encoded by the coding sequence ATGGCCGATAGCCAATACACCGAGGAACTTCACGTCGCCGTTCATGCCGTCGTTGAAGCCAGTAAGATCTGCCGCCACATCCAGTCGACTGAAGACTTTGCGGAGTTGTCCAAAAACGACCGCAGCCCGGTCACGGTCGCTGACTTTGGTAGTCAGGCCGTCGTCTGCAAAGCGATTTCGGAAGCATTCCCCGACGACCCGATGATCGCCGAAGAAGACTCGGCGGCACTACGTCTCCCTGATCAGGTTTCGGTGCTTAATCGAGTGGTGAAGGAAGTTGCCAAGGTCGTCCCCGACGCAACCGAGCAGCAAGTACTCGGATGGATCGATCAGGGTATCTCTCGCGATCCAGCTCCACGAACCTGGACCCTGGACCCGATTGACGGAACCAAGGGCTTCCTGCGTAACGAACAGTATGCGATTGCCTTGGCCTTGCTGATCGACGGGCAAGTGAAGGTCGCGGCCTTGGCCTGTCCGAACCTCGGCACGATTGAAAGTGACGAAATTGGCTACCTCTTTACGGCCGTTCGCGGCGAAGGTGCCTATGTTTCGCCACTCTCCGATCCCACCGACCGCACTCGCATTTCCACGTCGGGCTGCATCATCGGCCGCGACGCACGCTTCTGCGAATCGGTTGAATCAGGTCACAGTGATCACAGTTGGGCGCTGGACATCGCCAGTGAACTAGGAATCACGCGTGAACCGGTTCGTCTCGATAGCCAAGCTAAGTATGCCGTAGTTGGACGAGGCGAGGCAGAAATCTACCTTCGTCTCCCGACAAAGCCTGGCTACGTCGAGAAAATTTGGGATCACGCGGCAGGCTCACTTGTCATCGAAGAAGCAGGCGGAACGGTGACCGATATCCACGGCCATCCGCTCGACTTCTCGCGCGGCGCACTGCTCTCGGAAAACCAGGGCATCATCGCAACCAACGGTGCGCTTCACCTGGCAGTGACTGATGCCGTGAAGAAAGCAAATTCTGAGTAG
- a CDS encoding SMP-30/gluconolactonase/LRE family protein produces MQTYEAQCVLDIQATLGEGPSWDAATGKLLWVDIENSLVNRFDPVSGENETWTVEKECSFAIASSKGDIIVGTRDGIVRLDPESGQITQVANPDTNSDTNRFNDGKCDPKGRLFAGTISDTRTPGDANCYRFDSQFNYETVVPGVVNSNGLCWSPDHKVFYYIDTATRKIDAFDYEIETGEISNRRTVVDIPESLGIGKPDGMTIDSEGLLWTGMWGGASVCRWNPQTGQLIGKIELPCPNVTSCCFAGENLDQLYITTPRKGLNDDQLKQFPKAGGLFLCEPGVSGAATFPFAG; encoded by the coding sequence ATGCAGACATACGAAGCTCAGTGCGTTCTCGATATTCAGGCTACGCTCGGAGAAGGACCTTCCTGGGATGCCGCGACCGGGAAGCTGCTGTGGGTTGATATCGAAAACAGCCTGGTGAATCGCTTTGATCCAGTGAGCGGAGAAAATGAGACCTGGACGGTCGAGAAAGAGTGCAGTTTCGCGATTGCGTCCTCGAAGGGGGATATCATCGTCGGCACGCGAGATGGCATCGTGCGTCTGGATCCTGAGTCGGGGCAGATTACCCAAGTCGCCAATCCAGACACGAATTCGGATACCAACCGCTTTAACGATGGTAAATGTGATCCCAAGGGAAGACTGTTCGCCGGCACGATTTCTGATACGCGTACACCTGGCGACGCTAACTGCTACCGCTTCGACAGCCAGTTTAACTACGAAACAGTTGTCCCCGGAGTCGTAAACAGCAACGGCCTGTGCTGGTCGCCTGATCACAAGGTGTTCTATTACATCGATACGGCTACGCGAAAGATTGACGCATTCGACTACGAAATCGAGACCGGCGAGATTTCCAACCGCCGCACCGTAGTCGATATTCCCGAGTCGCTGGGAATCGGCAAGCCTGACGGAATGACGATCGACAGCGAAGGTCTGCTGTGGACTGGAATGTGGGGAGGCGCCTCGGTTTGCCGTTGGAATCCACAGACCGGGCAGCTGATCGGGAAAATCGAGCTTCCCTGCCCGAACGTCACTTCCTGCTGCTTCGCGGGCGAAAACCTCGATCAGCTCTATATCACAACGCCTCGCAAAGGTCTCAACGACGACCAGCTCAAGCAGTTTCCGAAGGCCGGCGGTCTCTTCCTTTGCGAGCCGGGGGTGAGCGGAGCGGCGACATTCCCATTTGCTGGTTAA